Proteins found in one Diorhabda sublineata isolate icDioSubl1.1 chromosome 9, icDioSubl1.1, whole genome shotgun sequence genomic segment:
- the LOC130448941 gene encoding cytochrome c oxidase subunit 6B2-like, with amino-acid sequence MPAQIAEEEIFKTAPFDPRFPNTNQTRYCYQSYIDYHRCQKVRGADYKPCEYFSKVFHSVCPNSWIEKWDDQREEGTFAGNI; translated from the coding sequence ATGCCAGCTCAAATTGCCGAAGAAGAAATCTTTAAAACCGCGCCATTCGACCCTCGTTTTCCAAACACCAATCAAACTCGTTACTGTTACCAAAGTTATATTGATTATCACAGGTGTCAGAAAGTCCGCGGAGCCGACTATAAACCATGCgaatatttttccaaagttttccATTCTGTATGTCCTAACAGCTGGATAGAAAAATGGGATGACCAAAGGGAAGAGGGAACTTTCGCTGGAAATATTTAG
- the LOC130448947 gene encoding 39S ribosomal protein L42, mitochondrial: MFNTAIRVCCTRLVISRTVSTQQKIVTTDNGSTLIAWHPKEDFPYECTRPLPEEKPCETSTVLKTKLTPELLSIFNKKTPEQARQELMNITFTTKHRWFPRSRDKRAKKTPMDREYL, from the coding sequence atgtttaacaCAGCAATAAGAGTTTGTTGCACTCGTTTGGTAATAAGTAGAACCGTCAGtacacaacaaaaaattgtgactACAGATAATGGCAGTACTTTAATAGCATGGCATCCCAAAGAAGACTTTCCTTATGAATGTACAAGACCGTTGCCAGAAGAGAAACCCTGCGAAACTTCCACCgtattgaaaacaaaactgACTCCTGAATTACTGagcatatttaataaaaagactCCAGAACAAGCTAGACAGGAACTTATgaatataacttttacaacAAAGCATAGATGGTTCCCTAGAAGTAGAGATAAACGAGCTAAGAAAACTCCTATGGACCGAGAGTATTTGTAA
- the LOC130448945 gene encoding cytochrome c oxidase assembly protein COX11, mitochondrial, with protein sequence MNLLSNLVRNLTCRTNALSKNTINNNLIKRLCSNHNNNENRKRSIRSTLYYVTAAGIVTVGLSYAAVPLYRLFCQAYSYGGTVALGHDANKVENMSAVKNKLIKIKFNADTAASMRWNFKPQQTEIMVFPGETALAFYTAMNPTDKPVIGISTYNVVPFEAGQYFNKIQCFCFEEQMLNPHEQVDMPVFFYIDPEITEDPYMEFVNEITLSYTFFEAKEGLQLPLPTFVK encoded by the exons ATGAAtcttttatcaaatttagtAAGGAACTTAACTTGTAGAACTAACGCGTTatctaaaaatacaattaataataatttgatcaaaagaCTTTGTAGTAATCataataacaatgaaaatagaaaacgaagTATTCGGTCCACCTTGTATTACGTGACAGCAGCTGGTATTGTAACAGTGGGATTAAGCTATGCCGCTGTACCTTTATACAGATTGTTTTGTCAAGCCTACAGTTATGGAGGAACTGTAGCCTTAGGACATGATGCTAACAAAGTTGAAAATATGTCAGCAgtgaaaaacaaacttataaaaatcaaattcaatgCTGATACTGCTGCTAGTATGAGATGGAACTTCAAACCACAACAAACAGAAATCATG GTATTTCCAGGGGAAACAGCTTTAGCCTTTTATACTGCAATGAATCCCACAGATAAGCCAGTTATAGGTATAAGTACATACAATGTCGTACCATTTGAAGCAGGACAGTATTTTAATAAGAtacaatgtttttgttttgaagaACAAATGCTTAACCCACATGAACAG GTGGATATGCCTGTATTCTTTTATATAGATCCAGAAATAACTGAAGATCCATATATGGAATTTGTTAATGAAATAACTCTTTCATACACTTTCTTTGAAGCTAAAGAAGGCCTACAACTACCACTTCCAACATTTGTTAAATAA